A single Epinephelus fuscoguttatus linkage group LG13, E.fuscoguttatus.final_Chr_v1 DNA region contains:
- the tex30 gene encoding testis-expressed protein 30: MDKFVEDTVKVPFGTKYLEAALSFPASVTDVHTAVILTHGAGGDMNFRHLVSLANALVSCGFLCLRFTCKGLNLGYRVKAYRAVWDYLKSLQKFTIKHIFVGGRSMGCRAAAALARQLSDESEDAVQGVICLSFPLHPPGQTHAHLQRSEDLRGLPEHMPVLFVSGTEDNMCDRDLFEGTVKEMKAQVEVFCLEEGSHGLTVKGRAEDSVLDEVNLQVITWMSKQID, encoded by the exons ATGGACAAGTTTGTCGAG GACACAGTGAAGGTGCCATTTGGGACTAAGTATCTAGAGGCTGCCCTGTCTTTTCCTGCTTCAGTAACAGATGTTCACACGGCCGTCATTCTCACTCATGGGGCTGGTGGAGACATGAACTTCAGACATCTGGTTTCTCTGGCAAATGCCTTAGTTTCATGTGGCTTCCTTTGTCTCCGTTTCACATGCAAAGGTTTAAACTTGGGTTATAGAGTGAAAGCTTACCGTGCTGTGTGG GACTACTTGAAGTCTCTACAGAAGTTTACCATAAAGCACATATTTGTTGGAG GCAGGTCAATGGGATGTCGTGCTGCTGCAGCCTTAGCCAGGCAGCTGAGTGATGAATCAGAGGATGCAGTGCAGGGTGTCATCTGCCTGTCTTTCCCACTGCACCCCCCCGGTCAGACACACGCCCATCTGCAAAGGAGTGAAGACCTCAGGGGGCTACCTGAACACATGCCTGTGCTGTTTGTGTCAGGCACTGAGGACAACATGTGTGACAGG GACCTTTTTGAAGGGACGGTAAAAGAAATGAAAGCTCAAGTTGAGGTTTTCTGCCTAGAAGAAGGCAGCCATGGACTAACAGTGAAGGGAAGGGCGGAGGACTCTGTGTTGGATGAAGTGAACTTACAAGTCATTACCTGGATGAGTAAGCAGATAGATTAA
- the poglut2 gene encoding protein O-glucosyltransferase 2 produces the protein MSSRLLSWSLLLFCLDVFRHEVPGALAHSAPSAAKTLVWGPGLEANIVLPARFFYIQAVDSSGRNLTTSPGEKTFDVKIVSPVEHFTRIWIQVLDRQDGSFLVRYRMYATYTDLHIHILLKNKHIAKSPFILTGPVYHEGCDCPQPTGSVWETHMHCPQSFPQIDRDLSIYASVDPDRNAQEIPQRFGQRQSLCHYTIKNNKVYVKTFGEHVGFRIFMDAILLSLTRKVQLPDMEFFVNLGDWPLEKRKPTEKIHPIFSWCGSNNTRDIVMPTYDLTESVLETMGRVSLDMMSVQANTGPPWPEKNATAFWRGRDSRQERLELVKLSRAHPNMIDAAFTNFFFFQHDESLYGPLVKHVSFFDFFKYKYQINIDGTVAAYRLPYLLAGDSVVLKQDSGYYEHFYNELRPWEHYIPIRADLGDLLEKIQWAREHDEEAKKIALAGQQFARNNLMGNSIFCYYYRLFQEYAKLQVTEPKIREGMELVEQPSDDLFPCYCHRKKAKDEL, from the exons ATGTCTTCTCGGCTGTTGTCGTGGTCGCTGCTGCTCTTCTGTCTGGATGTGTTCAGACATGAAGTCCCGGGGGCTCTGGCACACTCGGCACCCAGTGCTGCAAAAACTTTGGTGTGGGGACCCGGTCTGGAGGCAAACATCGTCCTTCCAGCTCGATTCTTCTACATACAGGCGGTGGACAGCTCGGGGAGAAA CTTAACAACATCACCTGGTGAGAAGACCTTTGACGTGAAGATTGTGTCTCCAGTGGAGCACTTCACCAGGATTTGGATCCAGGTCCTGGATCGTCAGGATGGCTCCTTCCTGGTTCGCTACAGAATGTATGCCACATACACggacctccacatccacatCCTGCTCAAGAACAAGCACATCGCAAAGTCACCATTCATTCTCACAG GCCCAGTTTACCATGAGGGCTGTGACTGTCCTCAGCCCACTGGTTCTGTGTGGGAGACCCACATGCACTGTCCTCAGTCCTTCCCTCAGATAGACAGGGACCTTTCCATCTACGCAAGTGTCGACCCAGATCGTAACGCGCAGGAGATCCCACAGCGCTTCGGACAGAGACAAAGCCTCTGCCACTACACtattaaaaacaacaag GTCTACGTTAAAACTTTTGGAGAGCATGTGGGTTTCAGAATCTTCATGGACGCCATCCTCCTGTCGCTCACCAGAAAG GTGCAGCTCCCTGACATGGAGTTCTTCGTTAATCTGGGCGACTGGCCATTGGAGAAGAGAAAACCCACTGAGAAGATTCATCCCATCTTTTCCTGGTGTGGCTCTAACAATACCAGAGATATAGTCATGCCCACCTATGACCTGACTGAGTCTGTCCTTGAGACCATGGGAAG AGTAAGTTTGGACATGATGTCAGTGCAGGCCAACACAGGCCCACCATGGCCAGAGAAGAACGCCACAGCCTTCTGGAGGGGCCGAGACAGTCGTCAGGAACGTCTGGAGCTGGTCAAGCTTTCAAGGGCTCACCCCAACATGATAGACGCTGCCTTTaccaacttcttcttcttccaacATGATGAGAGTCTCTATGGGCCGCTGgtcaaacatgtttctttctttgacTTTTTCAAG TACAAGTACCAAATAAACATTGACGGCACTGTGGCAGCATATCGACTGCCTTACCTGTTGGCTGGAGACAGTGTGGTCCTAAAGCAGGACTCCGGTTACTACGAGCATTTCTACAACGAGCTTCGGCCGTGGGAGCACTACATCCCAATCAGGGCGGACCTGGGAGACCTGCTGGAAAAGATCCAGTGGGCTCGTGAGCACGATGAAGAG GCAAAGAAAATTGCACTGGCGGGTCAGCAGTTTGCCCGCAATAATCTTATGGGAAACAGTATATTCTGCTACTACTACAGACTTTTCCAG GAGTATGCCAAACTCCAGGTCACAGAACCTAAGATTCGTGAAGGCATGGAGCTGGTGGAGCAGCCCAGTGATGACCTATTTCCATGTTACTGCCACAGGAAAAAG GCAAAGGATGAACTCTGA